From Pontibacter actiniarum, a single genomic window includes:
- the dapA gene encoding 4-hydroxy-tetrahydrodipicolinate synthase: MIREKLRGTGVALVTPFTKELAVDYDALRKLLDFVLDGGVDYLVINGTTAESATTTAAEKTEILKTVKEHVNGRVPLVYGLGGNNTQQVLELFGTTDLNGITAILSVSPYYNKPSQQGIYQHFLQVANASPVPVILYNVPGRTGSNMAGDTTVKLAAHDNIIGIKEASGNLEQCMYIAKHKPEGFMLVSGDDLQTIPMTTFGAEGVISVLANAFPGKFNDMVHLALDGKYKEASELLLSFVDMNPLMYEEGNPVGVKAVLERFGVCTAQVRLPMMEATSGLKDRLYKLL, encoded by the coding sequence ATGATTAGAGAGAAACTGAGAGGAACGGGTGTGGCGCTGGTTACCCCGTTCACGAAAGAGCTGGCGGTGGATTACGATGCCCTGCGCAAGCTGCTGGACTTTGTGTTGGATGGCGGCGTGGACTACCTGGTGATAAACGGCACTACCGCTGAGTCTGCCACGACAACGGCCGCCGAAAAGACGGAGATCCTCAAAACTGTGAAAGAGCACGTAAACGGCCGGGTGCCGTTGGTGTATGGCCTCGGCGGCAACAACACGCAACAAGTGCTGGAGTTATTCGGCACCACAGACTTAAATGGCATTACGGCTATCCTTTCGGTAAGCCCCTACTATAACAAGCCTTCGCAGCAGGGCATTTACCAGCACTTTTTGCAGGTGGCCAATGCTTCGCCGGTTCCTGTGATACTCTACAATGTGCCGGGCCGCACCGGCAGCAACATGGCCGGCGACACCACTGTGAAGCTGGCAGCCCACGACAACATTATCGGCATTAAGGAGGCATCCGGCAACCTGGAGCAGTGCATGTACATTGCCAAACACAAACCGGAAGGCTTCATGCTCGTCAGCGGCGATGACCTGCAGACGATTCCGATGACAACTTTTGGGGCCGAGGGCGTGATTTCGGTACTGGCCAACGCTTTCCCGGGTAAGTTTAACGACATGGTTCATCTGGCGCTGGACGGCAAGTATAAAGAGGCCTCTGAGCTGCTGTTGAGCTTTGTGGATATGAACCCGCTGATGTATGAAGAAGGCAACCCGGTAGGTGTTAAGGCCGTGCTGGAGCGCTTTGGCGTGTGCACGGCGCAGGTAAGGCTCCCGATGATGGAGGCCACCTCCGGCCTGAAAGACCGCTTGTACAAGCTTCTCTAA
- a CDS encoding LytR/AlgR family response regulator transcription factor produces MTVRCIAVDDEPLALDIIESYVNKLPFLKLVKTCSSATEAMQVLQEEQVDLMFLDIEMPELTGIQFLNILKHQPLIIFTTAYPDYALEGFNQDAVDYLLKPIPFDRFLKAVTKAQERLQRGNGKAAEAPAPVAQAPAPEHDFMFVKADYKTIRVDFRDILWIEGLKDYIIIQTKDQKIITLLSMNKMMDKLPDTKFLRVHRSFIVSLQKIDSIEKSRIRIGSKEIPIGEVYKEHFLKWVEENNIQ; encoded by the coding sequence ATGACAGTCCGATGCATTGCCGTTGATGATGAACCGCTCGCCCTCGATATTATCGAGAGCTATGTAAACAAGCTGCCCTTCCTTAAGCTCGTTAAGACCTGCTCCAGCGCCACAGAAGCCATGCAGGTGCTGCAGGAGGAACAGGTAGACCTCATGTTTCTGGACATTGAGATGCCGGAGCTGACTGGCATTCAGTTCCTGAACATCCTCAAGCACCAGCCGCTCATCATCTTCACCACGGCCTACCCCGACTATGCCCTCGAGGGCTTTAACCAGGATGCCGTGGACTACCTGCTTAAGCCCATCCCCTTCGACCGCTTTCTGAAAGCCGTGACCAAGGCGCAGGAAAGGCTGCAGCGGGGCAACGGCAAAGCAGCGGAGGCCCCGGCCCCTGTTGCCCAGGCGCCTGCCCCCGAGCATGACTTTATGTTTGTGAAGGCCGACTACAAGACCATCCGGGTAGATTTCAGGGACATTCTCTGGATTGAGGGGCTAAAGGACTATATCATCATCCAGACCAAAGACCAGAAGATCATCACGCTGCTCTCCATGAACAAGATGATGGACAAGCTGCCGGACACGAAGTTTCTGCGCGTGCACCGCTCCTTTATCGTATCGCTGCAGAAGATAGACAGCATAGAGAAAAGCCGCATCCGTATCGGCAGTAAAGAGATACCCATCGGCGAAGTGTACAAAGAGCATTTCCTGAAGTGGGTGGAGGAGAACAACATACAATAA
- a CDS encoding ABC transporter permease, with protein MNAITYYRSSLSAEALKLKNTFSLWLSILAPCALVSMYVIAFWSKGEYLVQEGQNAWHQFAKQNFGIYTLLLMPIFIALLTSLTNGIEHKSNGWKHLYSLPLPKSTIYTAKATTVVGLVLLSNAVFLLAYLAGGLFLTLVRPGLGFESMAGLGIVCFTVLKLFLASFVIIAVQFWLSMRWSSFALSMGVGIVAIVTVVVAMRWEHIHYYPFAYPFVTIRAFPTGPEVSNMFSQEVLLSMGAGLLVFILGYADIRRKRIS; from the coding sequence ATGAATGCCATAACTTACTACCGCAGCAGCCTGAGTGCCGAAGCGCTCAAACTTAAAAACACCTTCTCCCTCTGGTTATCCATATTGGCGCCCTGTGCCCTGGTCAGTATGTATGTGATTGCCTTTTGGTCGAAGGGGGAGTACCTGGTGCAGGAGGGGCAGAATGCCTGGCACCAGTTCGCAAAGCAGAACTTTGGTATTTACACGCTGCTGCTGATGCCTATCTTTATTGCGCTGCTAACAAGCCTGACGAACGGCATTGAGCATAAATCCAACGGGTGGAAGCACCTGTACAGCCTGCCGCTGCCAAAGAGCACCATTTACACGGCAAAAGCGACCACAGTGGTGGGGCTGGTGCTGCTGAGCAACGCGGTATTTTTACTGGCTTACCTGGCCGGAGGCCTGTTCCTGACGCTTGTGCGCCCCGGCCTTGGCTTTGAAAGTATGGCCGGACTCGGCATCGTCTGTTTTACTGTGCTTAAGCTGTTCCTGGCCAGCTTTGTGATTATTGCGGTGCAGTTCTGGCTGAGTATGCGCTGGAGCAGCTTTGCCTTAAGTATGGGCGTGGGCATCGTGGCCATTGTTACGGTGGTAGTGGCGATGCGTTGGGAGCACATTCACTATTACCCCTTTGCCTACCCCTTTGTCACCATTCGTGCCTTTCCGACCGGGCCTGAGGTATCGAACATGTTCTCACAAGAGGTGCTGCTAAGTATGGGCGCGGGCTTGCTGGTGTTTATACTTGGTTATGCAGATATTCGCCGAAAACGTATTTCCTGA
- a CDS encoding ABC transporter ATP-binding protein: protein MKPYIIETHGLSYSFGKRPVLQNLELRVPQGAIFGFLGPNGAGKSTTIRILLGLLPVPKGEVLLHGQDLKEQRLDILSRTGALIEMPTLYRHLSGYDNLEMHRRMVRAPKSRIAEVLQIVGLSQDARRKTIEYSLGMSQRLGIALALLADPELLILDEPTNGLDPSGIREVRELILRLNREFGKTIFLSSHLLSEIEKCATELAIIDKGATLYQGSLQHLYEGAFQSNVLRLETSNNAVAHKLLLDHQYPLLPQEADVVSVQVQDKRQVALLNRLLVENGLDVYSLSTNTLNLEDLFLNITQGEATPDAVH from the coding sequence ATGAAACCCTACATCATTGAAACCCACGGCCTCAGCTACAGTTTTGGCAAGCGGCCGGTGCTGCAGAACCTGGAGCTGCGGGTGCCCCAGGGAGCTATCTTCGGCTTTCTGGGCCCTAACGGAGCCGGTAAGTCTACCACCATCCGTATTTTGCTGGGGCTGCTGCCCGTGCCGAAAGGGGAGGTGCTGCTGCACGGCCAGGACCTGAAGGAGCAGCGCCTTGACATCCTGAGCCGCACCGGCGCTCTGATCGAGATGCCCACGCTCTACCGCCACCTCTCCGGCTACGATAACCTGGAGATGCACCGCCGCATGGTGCGCGCGCCCAAAAGCCGCATTGCCGAAGTGCTGCAAATTGTAGGGCTGAGCCAGGACGCCCGCCGCAAAACAATAGAATACTCGCTGGGCATGAGCCAGCGCCTGGGCATCGCGCTCGCGCTGCTCGCCGATCCGGAGCTGTTGATCCTGGATGAGCCGACCAACGGGCTGGACCCCAGCGGTATCCGGGAGGTGCGGGAGCTGATTCTGCGCCTGAACCGGGAGTTCGGGAAAACGATCTTCCTGTCCAGCCACCTGCTCTCTGAAATTGAGAAGTGCGCCACCGAACTGGCCATCATCGACAAGGGGGCCACCCTGTACCAGGGTAGCCTGCAGCACCTGTACGAAGGGGCCTTCCAGAGCAATGTGCTGCGCCTCGAAACGAGCAACAACGCCGTTGCCCACAAGCTGCTCCTGGACCACCAGTACCCGTTACTGCCGCAGGAAGCCGATGTGGTAAGCGTTCAGGTGCAGGATAAGCGGCAGGTGGCGCTGCTAAACCGGCTGCTGGTCGAGAACGGGCTGGATGTGTACAGTCTCAGTACAAACACGCTAAACCTGGAGGATCTCTTCCTTAACATCACCCAGGGCGAGGCGACGCCCGATGCCGTTCACTAA
- a CDS encoding sensor histidine kinase: MKKRYAISLHMITWLLFGAWVFYFLYGNSTLSFGKVLDVLTGMLFNILIFYFNWYVLIPKYLARNRILLYAAAVLTTLLAIAVVRAPLDFFVFEEYNREMTALYSYERIVQYMMGGLVLIFISSALKVTSNYIRNERRNKELETQKLTAELAFLKSQVNPHFLFNTLNNIYSLAYKQHPETPDAIMKLSLLMRYMLYESNDTLVSLEKEVDHINNFIDLQKLRLREQTSIKFNIQGNLEGKQIAPMLLMTLVENAFKHGLVSKNEIGIILNLVVLDDSLLFSTINNTSQHKRREFGGIGLENLQRRLNLLYSKRHELTSEEKEGTFYATLKLYFKPTNKIKL; encoded by the coding sequence ATGAAAAAGCGCTACGCCATTTCCCTGCACATGATCACCTGGCTGCTGTTTGGCGCCTGGGTGTTTTACTTCCTTTACGGCAACAGCACGCTCTCCTTTGGCAAGGTGCTGGATGTGCTGACGGGCATGCTCTTCAACATCCTCATCTTCTACTTTAACTGGTACGTACTGATACCGAAGTACCTGGCCCGCAACCGCATCCTGCTGTATGCGGCCGCCGTGCTCACGACCCTGCTGGCTATTGCCGTGGTGCGCGCACCGCTGGACTTTTTCGTTTTTGAGGAGTATAACAGAGAAATGACCGCCCTCTACAGCTATGAGCGCATCGTGCAGTACATGATGGGCGGGCTGGTGCTGATCTTTATTTCCTCGGCGCTGAAGGTAACGAGCAACTACATCCGCAACGAGCGCCGTAACAAGGAGCTGGAAACGCAGAAACTGACGGCCGAGCTGGCTTTTCTCAAGTCACAGGTAAACCCGCACTTCCTGTTTAACACGCTCAACAACATTTACTCGCTGGCCTACAAGCAGCACCCCGAAACGCCCGACGCGATCATGAAGCTCTCGCTGCTCATGCGCTACATGCTCTACGAAAGCAACGACACGCTCGTAAGCCTGGAGAAGGAAGTGGATCATATCAATAATTTCATAGATTTGCAGAAGCTGCGCCTGCGGGAGCAGACAAGCATTAAGTTTAACATACAAGGCAACCTGGAGGGCAAGCAGATAGCGCCGATGCTGCTCATGACGCTGGTGGAAAACGCCTTTAAGCACGGCCTGGTCAGCAAGAATGAGATCGGTATCATACTGAACCTGGTGGTGCTGGACGACTCGCTTCTCTTCAGCACCATAAACAACACCAGCCAGCACAAGCGGCGCGAGTTCGGCGGCATAGGCCTGGAGAACCTGCAGCGCCGCCTTAACCTGCTCTACAGCAAGCGCCACGAGCTCACCTCCGAGGAAAAGGAGGGGACCTTTTACGCGACCCTGAAACTATACTTCAAGCCCACAAACAAGATAAAACTATGA